AATGAAAACTTTCATTATCAAAAGTCAAATACACTATATATTTTCCTAACCCACCACCCACCGCCATGTGAGTTTCGCTATCTGTTTCTAAGGTTATAAGTGTTTTGTGATGTCCGTCTAACTCTCTAATAGCTGATTCTATTTCTTGCCAACTATGCGCTTGCTCGACACTTCCCTTGTTCTGATTACCAATCCAATCTTCAACTGAAACTTTTGTTATAAACATAATTAACCTCATATCAGTGTAATTGTTTGACGACCGCTAGGGCTAATAACTTCTATTTCTTCTATACCAAGCTGTCTAGCCATTCCTTTCACACCTCCGTTTTGACCACACGCTCTACAAAGATCCCGGTCAACTGTTAAACGGGCTTTTCCTCCTCTTAATCCTGCATCAAAGGCTTGTTGAAAGGCATCAGCTTCAGCGTGTGTGCGACTAATTGGATTTACTTTAAGTGTAATCTTTCTGCGATTGGGATTACTGCCTGCACTGATACCAAAAAATACGCTACCACCTATCTCTAACTTTGCGATTGTAGCGCGGTCATCTTCACTACCTGCTGGAGTCAGGCCAAGCTGTTGTCTATACTGTGCTAATTCTTCAAAAATAAGCTTATATATAAGCTGTTGCATCTCCAACGCTGGAGCTAAAGTGTTTATATCTGAATTTTTTACTACCTCTTCTGAGCCAACAGGACAGCTATAAACTACGTAAGTCCATATTCCTGGATTACCTGCTTCAGCACTTTCACCTTCATAAAAAGTAACCGTTCCATCTTCTTCGCACACATAATAAGCTGAGTAAACATCTTCCCAATCGCAATCTGAGTTTTCTAGCACCCATCGAATTTTAGCTAATACACCAGCAATATGATGAGGTTCAGTTTCTCTCTGGACTAAACGCTCTCCTTCCCACTCAAAGTTGTGTAACTCAAGAGGCATTGCAACAAAGCCTTTAAACAGAATTAAATTCCAGTTTAGGGAACCTAATTAATAGCCTAATGCCTAATGTCCACCAAGTAATCTCAAAATTACTGTTGTAGCAAGGCACAAGAGAGCGAAAACAATGCTCAGATGGGGCGTGAAATGCCAACCCTTAAGGCTTTTCACAGATAACAGGTAGCCTTCGCCTGCGGTGCGTCATCGCTCAGTTGGTGCTTTCGCCCCCATGTCGTCATAGCTCCTTATGACGACATGGAATTCTAACTCTCTGGAGGGAACACTATAGTAATAAGGATAAAAATAAAGGAGTTTTTATATGTTTAATTTAAACATATTACAATTAGCTGAAATTAATTCAATAGCTTGCTTTGTAGAAAAATGGTTCCCTAACCATATACAGGCTTTTTATGAACGATTAAAAAATATTCAAGACCAAATTAATACTAAATTAAAAAATCGTAATTATCTGGAAATTTCTCAATCTGAGCAACAGAGTATTATTGATATCTTATTACAAGATGCTTGGCAGTATATTGATTTTTCAATAGTAAGTGAATCAGAATTTTACCAAAATAAAAGTGTTGATGAAATTGAGTACAGTTTATGGTCAATTTTTAAAGCTGCTGAAAGGTTATTAGTTATTTCAACCCAAGATGAATTTTTAAAGAAAGCTATAGAAACAAGCACTGAAAAAGCCCTTCAATTGAGTTTATCTTATTTCAAAAAAGAATACTTGGAGCGAAAGTAATACTTTTTAATATTAAATAATTGGAATCGTCATCCTCAAGCACTTCCGTTCCTGTAGTAAAAATTCTTAAACAAAGAAAAATGCCATCAGAGCAAAATAAAAAAGCTCCCGCAAGCTCTAAGCTTTATAGAGCATAGGTTAGAGCCGTTTTCAATACTGCGATGGCGTACACGCCCGCCGTATCAGTCTTATAACAAGTTCATCTACTGGTGTAGAAGACAGTATAGAATCTAAAACCCAATCACCGAAACGGCCTTTCGCTTCTGCTCCGGCGTTACCTCCAGATAACGCTGCAATGTCCCCAGGTCGCTGTGACCAGAGATTTCTTGAATAGTTCGCAAAGGTATCCCGGCGCTCGACATTTGCGTGAGGGCAGTTCGCCTAAACGAATGAGTGCTGACTCCCTCAACTCCAATCCGCTTGCAGGCATCCCGTAAAATCTTGTCTGCCATGAATCGGGTCAAACGTTCAGTTACGCCGCGCATACCGGGGAACATTGCCCCCGATTTTAGTTGGTATTCGCCCAGCATTGCGGCTAGCCCT
The Nostoc commune NIES-4072 DNA segment above includes these coding regions:
- a CDS encoding Imm1 family immunity protein, translating into MFITKVSVEDWIGNQNKGSVEQAHSWQEIESAIRELDGHHKTLITLETDSETHMAVGGGLGKYIVYLTFDNESFHYLVDPSKSDIDEFVIVGGQEGVYPAKSCVDLNTTLKAAKAFAELGTMEESVNWEKDEVFERV
- a CDS encoding deaminase; the protein is MPLELHNFEWEGERLVQRETEPHHIAGVLAKIRWVLENSDCDWEDVYSAYYVCEEDGTVTFYEGESAEAGNPGIWTYVVYSCPVGSEEVVKNSDINTLAPALEMQQLIYKLIFEELAQYRQQLGLTPAGSEDDRATIAKLEIGGSVFFGISAGSNPNRRKITLKVNPISRTHAEADAFQQAFDAGLRGGKARLTVDRDLCRACGQNGGVKGMARQLGIEEIEVISPSGRQTITLI
- a CDS encoding tyrosine-type recombinase/integrase, giving the protein MKVSGNGQGKILSQEELKRLFTEGFLTPRDRALFGICLFTGCRVSEALALQTTDIKSGAITFRKSTTKGKHKTRIVDIPPGLAAMLGEYQLKSGAMFPGMRGVTERLTRFMADKILRDACKRIGVEGVSTHSFRRTALTQMSSAGIPLRTIQEISGHSDLGTLQRYLEVTPEQKRKAVSVIGF